One segment of Pseudoalteromonas rubra DNA contains the following:
- the bamB gene encoding outer membrane protein assembly factor BamB: MKKLTMASLALCMASLLGCSSSDDEEELVLPEIVNQFETDVVWQESIGDGVEHYFSRLTPTFYQSTVYVAERNGLVAALDSSSGDTLWEVDTRENPAFWPWEDDDTAKLSGGILQAYGKLYIGSEHGEVIALDRETGEVVWRKAVPGEALSTPAAGDGLVYVNLGSGKLLALHPDTGEERWQFEQEVPALTLRGLSSPTSANGGVLVGEESGKLSVLIAENGFMAWSTDIALAKGASEFERLVDVDTKPVVVGSTVYTIAYNGKLAALDVRNGNVLWDREYSSYRDLSIELNTIYLVDSEGVLYALDRESGIERWSQSALRGWYLTTPAVAGNYLVVGDQEGNLHWLDKQTGQLVSREEFDSSGFFVEPIVVDDTLILYTRDGEVSAVKIP, translated from the coding sequence ATGAAGAAGTTGACTATGGCCTCATTGGCGCTATGTATGGCGTCATTGCTGGGATGCTCCTCAAGTGATGATGAAGAGGAACTGGTGTTACCTGAAATTGTAAACCAGTTTGAAACCGACGTTGTCTGGCAGGAATCTATTGGCGATGGCGTTGAGCATTATTTCTCGCGTCTGACACCCACCTTTTATCAAAGTACGGTTTACGTAGCAGAACGAAATGGTCTGGTTGCAGCGCTAGATAGCAGCAGCGGCGATACGCTGTGGGAAGTTGATACGCGTGAAAACCCGGCTTTTTGGCCGTGGGAAGACGATGACACAGCTAAGCTTTCAGGTGGTATTTTGCAGGCCTACGGTAAGCTGTATATTGGCTCTGAGCATGGTGAAGTGATTGCTTTAGACCGTGAAACCGGTGAAGTCGTTTGGCGTAAGGCGGTGCCGGGAGAGGCGCTTTCTACCCCAGCTGCCGGAGATGGTTTGGTTTACGTTAACCTTGGCTCAGGAAAACTTCTGGCGTTACACCCGGATACTGGCGAGGAGCGCTGGCAGTTTGAACAAGAAGTGCCGGCTCTGACATTACGTGGTCTGAGTTCACCTACGTCAGCAAATGGTGGCGTGTTGGTTGGTGAAGAAAGCGGCAAGTTATCGGTGCTGATTGCTGAGAATGGCTTCATGGCCTGGAGTACGGACATTGCTCTGGCAAAAGGTGCTTCTGAGTTTGAGCGCTTGGTTGACGTGGACACTAAGCCTGTAGTCGTTGGTAGTACCGTGTATACCATCGCCTACAATGGTAAACTGGCCGCATTGGACGTGCGTAACGGCAATGTGCTTTGGGATCGTGAGTACAGCAGTTACCGTGACCTCAGTATTGAGCTGAATACCATTTATTTGGTAGATAGCGAAGGCGTACTCTATGCTCTAGATAGAGAGTCGGGCATTGAGCGTTGGAGCCAATCAGCGTTACGTGGTTGGTATCTGACGACGCCAGCAGTGGCTGGGAATTATCTGGTGGTGGGTGATCAGGAAGGTAATCTGCATTGGCTGGATAAACAAACAGGTCAACTGGTTTCTCGTGAAGAGTTTGATAGTTCAGGTTTTTTTGTCGAGCCTATTGTGGTAGATGATACCTTGATCTTGTACACCCGCGATGGTGAAGTCAGTGCGGTAAAAATTCCGTAA
- a CDS encoding YfgM family protein, translating into MEIYSTEEQQAEAIKRFFRENGTSLIIGAVLGLGGLYGWKAYNQHQIDTAEAGSEAYNQLVDSGDVLTKSDDFLATNGESSYAVLAAFVAAKEAVEQGKLEVAQEKLSFAANTVKSPELKATAYLRLARVQAAREDYSAALATLGNPMPESFAAQVAEVKGDVLLAQGKKEAARDEYQKAVTAGGSDNNPLLQIKLDDLASTAAL; encoded by the coding sequence ATGGAAATTTATTCAACAGAAGAACAACAAGCCGAAGCAATAAAACGATTTTTCCGTGAAAATGGAACATCTTTGATCATTGGCGCAGTGCTGGGCCTGGGTGGTCTGTATGGTTGGAAAGCATATAACCAGCATCAAATTGACACCGCAGAAGCAGGTTCTGAAGCCTATAACCAGTTGGTTGATAGTGGTGACGTTCTGACCAAAAGCGATGACTTTTTAGCAACGAATGGTGAGTCGAGCTATGCGGTACTGGCTGCGTTTGTGGCGGCAAAAGAAGCCGTTGAACAAGGCAAACTGGAGGTTGCACAAGAGAAGCTGAGCTTCGCTGCAAACACAGTTAAATCACCAGAATTAAAAGCGACCGCTTATCTGCGTCTGGCTCGAGTACAGGCTGCTCGTGAAGATTATAGTGCGGCGCTGGCAACGCTTGGCAACCCGATGCCAGAGAGCTTTGCTGCTCAGGTAGCCGAGGTGAAAGGTGATGTACTGCTAGCGCAAGGCAAGAAAGAGGCTGCGCGTGATGAGTATCAAAAAGCAGTGACTGCCGGTGGCAGTGACAATAACCCACTGCTACAAATCAAACTGGACGATCTGGCTAGCACAGCAGCACTGTAA
- the hisS gene encoding histidine--tRNA ligase, giving the protein MAKQIQAIRGMNDCLPGDTQVWQKVESILRDTVASFGYQEIRFPIVESTELFKRSIGEVTDIVEKEMYTFEDRNGDLLTLRPEGTAVCVRAGNQNGLLYNQEQRLWYMGPMFRHERPQKGRYRQFHQFGVETFGVASADMDAEVILMTARLWQQFGISEFVRLELNSLGSNEARATYRDALIAFLEQHEADLDEDSKRRMHSNPLRVLDSKNPDVQAILVNAPKLSEYLDEESREHFANLCERLDAAGVEYQVNEKLVRGLDYYNRTVFEWVTDSLGAQGTVCAGGRYDGLVEQVGGKATPAVGFAMGMERLVLMLQELERIGTLRRNADVFVAAMGEQAGIQAPVIAQQLRSEIPGLRVLVNAGGGNFKKQLKRADKSDAQVALIFGEDELAEGKVTVKYLREHKEQVTLTLAEAKSLLSALVD; this is encoded by the coding sequence GTGGCAAAACAAATTCAGGCAATTCGAGGTATGAACGATTGTCTGCCGGGTGATACGCAAGTCTGGCAGAAGGTAGAATCTATCTTACGTGACACAGTGGCATCTTTTGGATACCAGGAGATCCGCTTTCCTATCGTGGAATCCACCGAGTTATTCAAGCGCTCAATTGGTGAAGTCACCGACATCGTTGAAAAAGAAATGTATACCTTCGAAGATCGTAATGGCGATCTCCTGACCTTGCGTCCTGAAGGCACCGCGGTTTGTGTGCGGGCCGGTAACCAGAATGGCTTACTGTATAACCAGGAGCAGCGTTTGTGGTACATGGGACCTATGTTTCGTCACGAGCGTCCGCAAAAGGGCCGTTACCGCCAGTTCCATCAGTTTGGGGTAGAAACCTTTGGTGTGGCAAGTGCCGATATGGACGCCGAAGTGATCCTGATGACGGCGCGCCTGTGGCAGCAGTTTGGTATCAGTGAATTTGTTCGCCTGGAACTCAACTCTCTGGGCTCAAATGAAGCACGCGCAACCTATCGTGATGCCTTGATTGCGTTTCTTGAACAGCACGAAGCGGATCTGGATGAAGATTCAAAGCGCCGCATGCATAGCAATCCGTTACGTGTGTTGGACAGTAAAAACCCAGACGTGCAGGCCATTTTGGTTAACGCGCCAAAACTGTCTGAATATCTGGACGAAGAGTCGCGTGAACATTTTGCAAATTTATGTGAACGTTTAGACGCTGCTGGCGTCGAATACCAAGTTAATGAAAAACTGGTACGCGGCCTGGATTATTATAACCGCACCGTATTCGAATGGGTAACGGACAGCTTAGGCGCTCAAGGTACTGTGTGTGCCGGTGGGCGTTATGATGGGTTGGTAGAGCAGGTTGGTGGTAAAGCGACGCCGGCTGTAGGCTTTGCTATGGGCATGGAGCGTCTTGTACTGATGTTACAAGAGCTCGAGCGTATTGGCACATTACGCCGTAATGCCGATGTGTTTGTTGCAGCGATGGGCGAACAAGCTGGCATTCAGGCGCCGGTCATTGCGCAACAACTACGCAGTGAAATCCCGGGCTTGCGCGTACTGGTCAATGCCGGTGGCGGCAACTTCAAAAAACAACTGAAACGTGCGGATAAGAGCGATGCACAAGTTGCCCTGATTTTTGGCGAAGATGAATTGGCCGAAGGTAAGGTGACAGTTAAGTATCTCCGTGAACACAAAGAACAAGTTACCCTGACACTGGCAGAGGCAAAAAGCCTGTTGTCGGCGTTAGTGGATTAA